The following proteins come from a genomic window of Sorghum bicolor cultivar BTx623 chromosome 3, Sorghum_bicolor_NCBIv3, whole genome shotgun sequence:
- the LOC8061853 gene encoding protein SPEAR1 isoform X3 encodes MSGSNFGDSMGWSSGRSSGSRRGKRGGSGGGGTDKPKQPQRGLGVAQLEKIRLQSEMAEYFHPLGQPPSLIHRTGSLNLMPYGERDVRYSEFQAPIIRSPSSSAVYGNPHYTQHPNITLPLFEPQESTRLKGHHDRSQSADSTSLNSDDPQDVDLELKL; translated from the exons ATGAGTGGGAGCAACTTTGGGGACAGCATGGGGTGGAGTAGTGGGAGATCGTCTGGCTCGAGAAGGGGCAAGagaggcggcagcggcggcggcggcaccgaCAAGCCCAAGCAACCGCAGCGAGGGCTCGGCGTGGCGCAGCTTGAGAAGATTAGATTACAGAGCGAAATGGCGGAGTACTTCCATCCTCTCGGCCAGCCCCCCAGTTTGATCCACCGAACGGGCAGCCTCAACTTG ATGCCATACGGAGAGAGAGACGTACGATATAGTGAATTCCAAGCTCCCATCATAAG ATCACCGAGCAGCAGTGCTGTCTATGGCAACCCACATTACACGCAGCATCCTAACATCACATTGCCTCTCTTTGAACCACAG GAATCAACCCGATTGAAGGGACACCATGATCGAAGTCAGTCAGCAGATTCAACAAGTTTGAACTCCGACGACCCACAAGACGTGGACCTTGAACTCAAGCTATGA
- the LOC8061853 gene encoding protein SPEAR1 isoform X1 yields MSGSNFGDSMGWSSGRSSGSRRGKRGGSGGGGTDKPKQPQRGLGVAQLEKIRLQSEMAEYFHPLGQPPSLIHRTGSLNLQEDARASTSSLSSSPSSSFHPTTISSPFPIHQNFAMPYGERDVRYSEFQAPIIRSPSSSAVYGNPHYTQHPNITLPLFEPQESTRLKGHHDRSQSADSTSLNSDDPQDVDLELKL; encoded by the exons ATGAGTGGGAGCAACTTTGGGGACAGCATGGGGTGGAGTAGTGGGAGATCGTCTGGCTCGAGAAGGGGCAAGagaggcggcagcggcggcggcggcaccgaCAAGCCCAAGCAACCGCAGCGAGGGCTCGGCGTGGCGCAGCTTGAGAAGATTAGATTACAGAGCGAAATGGCGGAGTACTTCCATCCTCTCGGCCAGCCCCCCAGTTTGATCCACCGAACGGGCAGCCTCAACTTG CAGGAGGATGCACGGGCGTCGACGtcctcgctgtcgtcgtcgcCATCTTCCTCCTTCCATCCTACCACCATCTCGTCGCCGTTCCCAATCCATCAAAATTTCGCG ATGCCATACGGAGAGAGAGACGTACGATATAGTGAATTCCAAGCTCCCATCATAAG ATCACCGAGCAGCAGTGCTGTCTATGGCAACCCACATTACACGCAGCATCCTAACATCACATTGCCTCTCTTTGAACCACAG GAATCAACCCGATTGAAGGGACACCATGATCGAAGTCAGTCAGCAGATTCAACAAGTTTGAACTCCGACGACCCACAAGACGTGGACCTTGAACTCAAGCTATGA
- the LOC8061853 gene encoding protein SPEAR1 isoform X2 → MSGSNFGDSMGWSSGRSSGSRRGKRGGSGGGGTDKPKQPQRGLGVAQLEKIRLQSEMAEYFHPLGQPPSLIHRTGSLNLEDARASTSSLSSSPSSSFHPTTISSPFPIHQNFAMPYGERDVRYSEFQAPIIRSPSSSAVYGNPHYTQHPNITLPLFEPQESTRLKGHHDRSQSADSTSLNSDDPQDVDLELKL, encoded by the exons ATGAGTGGGAGCAACTTTGGGGACAGCATGGGGTGGAGTAGTGGGAGATCGTCTGGCTCGAGAAGGGGCAAGagaggcggcagcggcggcggcggcaccgaCAAGCCCAAGCAACCGCAGCGAGGGCTCGGCGTGGCGCAGCTTGAGAAGATTAGATTACAGAGCGAAATGGCGGAGTACTTCCATCCTCTCGGCCAGCCCCCCAGTTTGATCCACCGAACGGGCAGCCTCAACTTG GAGGATGCACGGGCGTCGACGtcctcgctgtcgtcgtcgcCATCTTCCTCCTTCCATCCTACCACCATCTCGTCGCCGTTCCCAATCCATCAAAATTTCGCG ATGCCATACGGAGAGAGAGACGTACGATATAGTGAATTCCAAGCTCCCATCATAAG ATCACCGAGCAGCAGTGCTGTCTATGGCAACCCACATTACACGCAGCATCCTAACATCACATTGCCTCTCTTTGAACCACAG GAATCAACCCGATTGAAGGGACACCATGATCGAAGTCAGTCAGCAGATTCAACAAGTTTGAACTCCGACGACCCACAAGACGTGGACCTTGAACTCAAGCTATGA